A single window of Achromobacter xylosoxidans DNA harbors:
- a CDS encoding ArsR/SmtB family transcription factor yields MESEFADINLSAVAGAIADPARARMLCVLLDGRARTATELAAAADIGASTASSHFQRLREQGLVEQAAQGKHRYYRLANAEVARALEALLVVAGAERAPFKPNTPSALREARTCYDHMAGTLAVRVHDAMLARQWLAADGRDYVLTPLGEASLAQVGVDVAQARQRRRRFACPCLDWSERRSHLGGALGAALLEALLRRGWVDKDLDSRALSVTRKGARQFPAFFGMPGEAAADAVDWNLTGGHAA; encoded by the coding sequence ATGGAATCCGAGTTCGCCGATATCAATCTGTCCGCCGTCGCGGGCGCCATCGCCGATCCGGCGCGGGCGCGCATGCTGTGCGTGCTGCTGGATGGCCGCGCCCGCACCGCCACGGAACTGGCCGCGGCCGCGGATATCGGCGCGTCCACGGCCAGCAGCCATTTCCAGCGCCTGCGCGAGCAGGGCCTGGTGGAGCAGGCGGCGCAGGGCAAGCACCGCTATTACCGGCTGGCCAATGCCGAAGTGGCGCGCGCGCTGGAAGCGTTGCTGGTGGTGGCGGGCGCCGAGCGCGCGCCATTCAAGCCCAACACGCCATCGGCGCTGCGCGAGGCCCGCACCTGTTATGACCACATGGCGGGCACGCTGGCCGTGCGCGTCCATGATGCGATGCTGGCGCGCCAATGGCTGGCGGCCGATGGCCGCGACTATGTGTTGACGCCGCTGGGCGAGGCCTCGCTGGCACAGGTCGGGGTGGATGTGGCGCAGGCGCGCCAGCGCCGCCGCCGCTTTGCCTGCCCCTGCCTGGATTGGAGCGAGCGCCGCTCGCACCTGGGCGGCGCGCTCGGCGCCGCGCTGCTGGAGGCGTTGTTGCGGCGCGGCTGGGTCGACAAGGACCTGGACTCGCGCGCCTTGTCGGTCACGCGCAAAGGCGCGCGCCAGTTCCCGGCGTTTTTCGGCATGCCCGGGGAGGCGGCCGCCGACGCGGTGGACTGGAACCTGACGGGCGGCCACGCCGCCTAG
- a CDS encoding MFS transporter, with amino-acid sequence MRDTPVFFGWKVLYATFVLAVFGWGVGFYGPPVFLHAVVQRTGWSVALVSAAVSLHFLCGTLIVANLPRLYRRWGVPAVTLAGAVALALGVSGWARAAAPWQLYAAALFSGMGWVTLGAAAVNALIAPWFVKRRPAALGMAYNGASVGGIVFSPLWVFLISGYGFAQAAWWIGATMVIVIAILARKVFAVTPRQLGQHPDGVAPDPQSPAAAATLAPVPRLWRDRAFLSLGAGMALGLFAQIGLIAHLLSLLAPLLGAQTAGIAMGLATASAIAGRSLVGWLMPPSADRRKVACVSYGAQILGSLVLMLAADHAWAVWAGVLLFGAGIGNATSLPPLIAQSEFGREDALRVVPLIVAVSQGAYAFAPAVFGVLRAMAGQDGQSMFAFLAVAACLQAAAIACLAWGRGAAWRRGLSPARRDAPPGRP; translated from the coding sequence ATGCGCGACACCCCGGTTTTCTTCGGCTGGAAAGTTCTCTACGCCACCTTCGTGCTGGCCGTCTTCGGCTGGGGCGTGGGCTTCTACGGTCCGCCGGTCTTCCTGCACGCCGTGGTGCAGCGCACCGGCTGGAGCGTGGCGCTGGTCTCGGCCGCGGTCAGCCTGCACTTCCTGTGCGGCACGCTGATCGTGGCCAATCTGCCGCGCCTGTACCGGCGCTGGGGCGTGCCGGCGGTGACCCTGGCGGGCGCCGTTGCGCTGGCGCTGGGCGTGTCGGGCTGGGCGCGCGCGGCGGCGCCGTGGCAGCTGTACGCGGCCGCGCTGTTCTCCGGCATGGGCTGGGTGACGCTGGGCGCGGCGGCGGTCAATGCGCTGATCGCGCCCTGGTTCGTCAAACGGCGCCCGGCCGCGCTCGGCATGGCCTACAACGGCGCCAGCGTGGGCGGCATCGTGTTTTCGCCGCTGTGGGTCTTCCTGATTTCCGGCTACGGTTTCGCGCAGGCGGCCTGGTGGATCGGCGCGACGATGGTCATCGTGATCGCGATCCTGGCGCGCAAGGTATTCGCCGTCACGCCGCGCCAGTTGGGCCAGCACCCGGACGGCGTGGCGCCCGACCCGCAGTCACCGGCCGCGGCCGCCACGCTGGCGCCGGTGCCGCGCCTGTGGCGCGATCGCGCCTTCCTGTCGCTGGGCGCCGGCATGGCGCTGGGCCTGTTCGCGCAGATCGGCCTGATCGCCCACCTGCTGTCATTGCTGGCGCCACTGCTGGGCGCGCAGACCGCCGGCATCGCCATGGGCCTGGCCACGGCAAGCGCCATCGCCGGGCGCAGCCTGGTGGGCTGGCTGATGCCGCCGTCCGCCGACCGCCGCAAGGTCGCCTGCGTATCGTATGGCGCGCAGATCCTCGGCTCGCTGGTCCTGATGCTGGCGGCGGACCACGCCTGGGCGGTGTGGGCCGGCGTGCTGCTGTTCGGCGCCGGCATCGGCAACGCCACGTCGCTGCCGCCATTGATCGCGCAGAGCGAATTCGGCCGCGAGGACGCCTTGCGCGTGGTGCCGCTGATCGTCGCCGTGTCGCAAGGCGCCTATGCGTTTGCGCCGGCGGTGTTCGGCGTGCTGCGCGCCATGGCCGGCCAGGACGGCCAATCGATGTTCGCATTCCTGGCGGTGGCGGCCTGCCTGCAAGCCGCCGCGATCGCCTGCCTGGCATGGGGCCGCGGCGCGGCCTGGCGGCGCGGACTCAGTCCAGCCCGCCGCGACGCGCCACCAGGCCGGCCATGA